One stretch of Zingiber officinale cultivar Zhangliang chromosome 6B, Zo_v1.1, whole genome shotgun sequence DNA includes these proteins:
- the LOC121988375 gene encoding adenylate kinase 5, chloroplastic-like isoform X1 produces the protein MRSLSSQFRSPSNLLQLCNENEEAMATAGAVIPAASTITYRTRTSATCTGPLSSFSSSPSRHHRLPRPFRLRSGNPSWKRSPKSRDLRLVCYAAKQPLKVMISGAPASGKGTQCEMIVKKYGLVHISTGDLLRSEVAAETEIGKKAKEFMDNGMLVPDEIVTNMVLSRLSQNDVREKGWLLDGYPRSSSQAASLEGVKLRPDVFILLDVPDEILIDRCIGRRLDPVTRKIYHLKNFPPETEEISARIITRTDDSEEKVKSRLETYKRNCDSILPIYKDLLKKVNGNRPKENVFADIDSLLQQISDDFAKTKYLEVIDGNSKSTLKFSSSSKEEWRGIPTRLNNVPHSKEIRTYFYVDVLHATQNAINDKRRRVKVEINIPELNPEMDVYRIGTLMELVRTLALSFADDGKCVKVCVQGSMGEGALSGMPLQLAGTRKILEFMDWGEYGALGTFVKIGSIGPKEVEEQDDIFILVAPQNAVGNCIIDDMKAMTDAAGERPVILINPRLKDLPASSGIMQTMGRAERLEYAASFENCYSFRLLYYSGTQYPIMGALRMSYPQGYELYKRIDESLKKEKYVLIATFPKKPTGEEINDAFEGKPRNREKRAAGVWGFLSSILS, from the exons ATGCGCTCGTTATCATCTCAATTCCGCAGTCCCTCTAACCTCCTCCAACTTTGCAACGAGAACGAAGAGGCAATGGCCACTGCCGGCGCCGTCATCCCCGCCGCATCCACCATAACCTACCGCACGAGAACTTCCGCCACATGCACCGGCCCTCTttcctccttttcctcctccCCCTCTCGTCATCATCGCCTCCCTCGCCCGTTCCGTCTCCGGTCCGGGAATCCTTCGTGGAAAAGAAGCCCTAAGTCTAGG GACTTGCGGTTGGTTTGTTACGCCGCCAAACAGCCGCTCAAGGTGATGATATCGGGGGCTCCTGCCTCCGGAAAAGGAACTCAGTGTGAGATGATCGTGAAGAAG TATGGGTTGGTGCACATCTCAACCGGAGATCTTCTGCGATCAGAAGTTGCTGCAGAGACAGAGATTGGAAAGAAGGCAAAAGAATTCATGGATAATGGGATGCTTGTACCAGATGAAATAGTTACAAAT ATGGTTTTATCACGGCTGTCACAAAATGATGTGAGAGAGAAAGGATGGCTTCTTGATGGGTATCCGAGGAGTTCATCGCAAGCAGCGAGCCTTGAGGGGGTGAAACTAAGACCTGATGTGTTCATTCTCCTAGAT GTTCCTGATGAAATTCTAATCGACAGATGCATCGGAAGAAGGCTGGACCCAGTTACTAGAAAGATTTATCATCTTAAGAACTTCCCTCCTGAGACGGAAGAAATTTCTGCACGGATAATAACTCGAACTGATGATAGTGAGGAAAAG GTCAAATCACGTCTTGAGACATATAAGAGGAATTGTGACTCCATTTTGCCGATATACAAGGACTTGTTGAAGAAG GTCAATGGAAATCGTCCAAAAGAGAATGTGTTTGCCGACATTGACTCTCTGTTGCAGCAGATTAGTGATGATTTTGCAAAGACCAAATACTTGGAGGTAATTGATG GAAACTCAAAGAGCACTCTGAAATTCTCTTCATCAAGCAAG GAAGAATGGAGAGGTATTCCTACTAGACTGAATAATGTTCCTCATTCCAAAGAGATACGGACATATTTCTATGTTGATGTGCTACATGCTACTCAAAATGCTATCAatgataaaagaagaagagtgAAG GTAGAGATCAACATTCCCGAGCTTAACCCAGAAATG GATGTTTACAGAATTGGAACTCTTATGGAACTTGTACGAACTCTTGCTCTTTCATTTGCTGACGATGGAAAGTGCGTAAAA GTTTGTGTTCAAGGATCAATGGGTGAAGGTGCACTTTCTGGAATGCCATTGCAGCTTGCTGGAACCCGAAAGATTCTTGAATTTATGGATTGGGGTGAATATGGTGCTCTAGGAACCTTTGTTAAAATTGGATCAATAG GTCCTAAAGAGGTTGAAGAACAAGATGATATATTTATTCTTGTAGCTCCACAAAATGCTGTTGGAAACTGTATAATTGAT GACATGAAAGCTATGACAGATGCCGCCGGTGAACGTCCTGTGATTCTTATCAATCCCCGCCTTAAG GATTTGCCAGCATCAAGTGGCATAATGCAA aCAATGGGGAGAGCAGAGAGATTAGAATATGCTGCATCATTCGAGAATTGCtactcctttcggctgctgtaTTATTCTGGAACACAGTATCCTATCATGGGCGCTTTAAG GATGTCTTACCCACAGGGTTATGAACTTTACAAGAGGATCGATGAATCACTGAAAAAAGAAAAGTATGTTCTTATAGCAACATTTCCTAAAAAGCCAACTGGCGAGGAGATCAACGACGCTTTTGAAGGAAAGCCAAG AAATAGAGAGAAAAGAGCTGCTGGAGTCTG GGGCTTCTTGAGTAGCATACTGAGCTAG
- the LOC121988375 gene encoding probable adenylate kinase 5, chloroplastic isoform X2, which yields MRSLSSQFRSPSNLLQLCNENEEAMATAGAVIPAASTITYRTRTSATCTGPLSSFSSSPSRHHRLPRPFRLRSGNPSWKRSPKSRDLRLVCYAAKQPLKVMISGAPASGKGTQCEMIVKKYGLVHISTGDLLRSEVAAETEIGKKAKEFMDNGMLVPDEIVTNMVLSRLSQNDVREKGWLLDGYPRSSSQAASLEGVKLRPDVFILLDVPDEILIDRCIGRRLDPVTRKIYHLKNFPPETEEISARIITRTDDSEEKVKSRLETYKRNCDSILPIYKDLLKKVNGNRPKENVFADIDSLLQQISDDFAKTKYLEVIDGNSKSTLKFSSSSKEEWRGIPTRLNNVPHSKEIRTYFYVDVLHATQNAINDKRRRVKVEINIPELNPEMDVYRIGTLMELVRTLALSFADDGKCVKVCVQGSMGEGALSGMPLQLAGTRKILEFMDWGEYGALGTFVKIGSIGPKEVEEQDDIFILVAPQNAVGNCIIDDMKAMTDAAGERPVILINPRLKEFMVHVA from the exons ATGCGCTCGTTATCATCTCAATTCCGCAGTCCCTCTAACCTCCTCCAACTTTGCAACGAGAACGAAGAGGCAATGGCCACTGCCGGCGCCGTCATCCCCGCCGCATCCACCATAACCTACCGCACGAGAACTTCCGCCACATGCACCGGCCCTCTttcctccttttcctcctccCCCTCTCGTCATCATCGCCTCCCTCGCCCGTTCCGTCTCCGGTCCGGGAATCCTTCGTGGAAAAGAAGCCCTAAGTCTAGG GACTTGCGGTTGGTTTGTTACGCCGCCAAACAGCCGCTCAAGGTGATGATATCGGGGGCTCCTGCCTCCGGAAAAGGAACTCAGTGTGAGATGATCGTGAAGAAG TATGGGTTGGTGCACATCTCAACCGGAGATCTTCTGCGATCAGAAGTTGCTGCAGAGACAGAGATTGGAAAGAAGGCAAAAGAATTCATGGATAATGGGATGCTTGTACCAGATGAAATAGTTACAAAT ATGGTTTTATCACGGCTGTCACAAAATGATGTGAGAGAGAAAGGATGGCTTCTTGATGGGTATCCGAGGAGTTCATCGCAAGCAGCGAGCCTTGAGGGGGTGAAACTAAGACCTGATGTGTTCATTCTCCTAGAT GTTCCTGATGAAATTCTAATCGACAGATGCATCGGAAGAAGGCTGGACCCAGTTACTAGAAAGATTTATCATCTTAAGAACTTCCCTCCTGAGACGGAAGAAATTTCTGCACGGATAATAACTCGAACTGATGATAGTGAGGAAAAG GTCAAATCACGTCTTGAGACATATAAGAGGAATTGTGACTCCATTTTGCCGATATACAAGGACTTGTTGAAGAAG GTCAATGGAAATCGTCCAAAAGAGAATGTGTTTGCCGACATTGACTCTCTGTTGCAGCAGATTAGTGATGATTTTGCAAAGACCAAATACTTGGAGGTAATTGATG GAAACTCAAAGAGCACTCTGAAATTCTCTTCATCAAGCAAG GAAGAATGGAGAGGTATTCCTACTAGACTGAATAATGTTCCTCATTCCAAAGAGATACGGACATATTTCTATGTTGATGTGCTACATGCTACTCAAAATGCTATCAatgataaaagaagaagagtgAAG GTAGAGATCAACATTCCCGAGCTTAACCCAGAAATG GATGTTTACAGAATTGGAACTCTTATGGAACTTGTACGAACTCTTGCTCTTTCATTTGCTGACGATGGAAAGTGCGTAAAA GTTTGTGTTCAAGGATCAATGGGTGAAGGTGCACTTTCTGGAATGCCATTGCAGCTTGCTGGAACCCGAAAGATTCTTGAATTTATGGATTGGGGTGAATATGGTGCTCTAGGAACCTTTGTTAAAATTGGATCAATAG GTCCTAAAGAGGTTGAAGAACAAGATGATATATTTATTCTTGTAGCTCCACAAAATGCTGTTGGAAACTGTATAATTGAT GACATGAAAGCTATGACAGATGCCGCCGGTGAACGTCCTGTGATTCTTATCAATCCCCGCCTTAAG GAATTTATGGTACATGTCGCTTAG